From one Sulfurimonas sp. HSL-3221 genomic stretch:
- a CDS encoding OprO/OprP family phosphate-selective porin has product MKSTLISSLAVVALSTAAHATSTTLYTDPTTGQVFTQEGENRVKMGEFIPAESAKANEKTATLQGPTVENGDSPEFLLGKETAPNMKFTASDNPDMWLKLGVRIQGTFENYQRDYEDAAKSDTDNWDAYLRRTRFEAAAGFGKHVSFTMDIRNDKANYQDDGEQKFNVGDAYLKISKPFNTSLVNFRLYRGKIDVSRTETVKSAYVLHYDRPHVADEAAQYITHNRRGTNAKMYGDWKKKIYYEVAFGDGVYSGKFKDAGGSSFDGDAFNQKSFFYGGKVVLSPFDGWEETKRTETYFGKGKHFEIGAAYWNSPGIEYADSNVSQTIDHELINLEMSAHYKGAFVQAEWFQFDGVVKNWGEAETGKSSGWYVTGEYVIEALNYLAPFVRYENWDKYDGKGDWKLESKMAGVNWYLRGNSTKVGLVFQEDTYGKDLGDYTDTRFKLTTQWFF; this is encoded by the coding sequence ATGAAAAGCACATTGATTTCATCCTTGGCTGTTGTCGCTTTGAGCACAGCTGCCCATGCGACAAGCACGACACTCTACACCGACCCGACCACCGGTCAGGTCTTTACCCAAGAGGGCGAAAACCGCGTCAAAATGGGAGAGTTCATCCCTGCCGAAAGCGCGAAAGCCAACGAAAAAACGGCAACGCTGCAGGGCCCGACCGTTGAAAACGGCGATTCGCCGGAGTTCCTGCTGGGCAAAGAGACGGCGCCGAACATGAAGTTCACGGCGTCGGACAATCCGGACATGTGGCTCAAACTCGGGGTTCGCATCCAGGGGACGTTTGAAAACTACCAGCGCGATTACGAAGACGCGGCGAAGAGCGACACCGACAACTGGGACGCCTACCTCCGCCGTACGCGTTTCGAAGCCGCCGCGGGCTTCGGCAAGCACGTCTCGTTCACGATGGATATCCGCAACGACAAGGCCAACTATCAAGATGACGGCGAGCAGAAGTTCAACGTCGGTGATGCCTACCTCAAGATCAGCAAACCCTTCAATACATCCCTCGTGAACTTCCGCCTCTACCGCGGAAAGATCGACGTGTCGCGTACCGAAACCGTCAAATCCGCCTACGTGCTGCACTACGACCGCCCGCACGTCGCCGACGAAGCGGCCCAGTACATCACCCACAACCGCCGGGGAACCAATGCGAAGATGTACGGGGACTGGAAGAAGAAAATCTATTACGAAGTCGCTTTCGGTGACGGCGTCTACTCCGGCAAGTTCAAAGACGCGGGCGGTAGCAGCTTCGACGGGGACGCTTTCAACCAGAAGAGCTTCTTCTACGGCGGGAAAGTCGTCCTCTCACCGTTTGACGGCTGGGAAGAGACCAAGCGGACCGAAACCTACTTCGGTAAAGGCAAGCACTTCGAGATCGGTGCCGCCTACTGGAACAGCCCCGGCATCGAATATGCCGACAGCAACGTGTCACAGACCATCGACCACGAGCTGATCAACCTCGAGATGTCGGCACACTACAAAGGCGCCTTTGTGCAGGCGGAGTGGTTCCAGTTCGACGGTGTCGTCAAGAACTGGGGCGAAGCCGAGACCGGCAAATCCAGCGGCTGGTACGTGACCGGGGAGTACGTCATCGAAGCGCTGAATTACCTCGCACCTTTTGTCCGTTACGAAAACTGGGACAAATACGACGGGAAAGGGGACTGGAAACTCGAATCGAAAATGGCAGGGGTGAACTGGTACCTCAGAGGCAACTCGACCAAAGTCGGTCTCGTGTTCCAGGAGGATACCTACGGAAAAGATCTCGGCGACTATACCGATACGCGCTTCAAGCTGACGACGCAGTGGTTCTTCTAA
- a CDS encoding response regulator transcription factor encodes MESYKVMIVEDDPVTAMNLQIALENQGYEVAATVDSSIQAPNKIKVYEPDIVLVDISLQEDADGIELAKYIRERHCLPFIYLTAHSDADIIDEAKQTEPYGYIVKPFDPESLHATIQMAMYKFHVEKEREENFEGLKNDKLNLEKLLYNKKLSDKPIVPFGEDYYLDISVCETFYQGKKIKLTKKENAFMRLLVAQLGLVVSFDQAINYVWEEKGATENSVRTLVWRLRNKLPTDIIQNASGIGYYIED; translated from the coding sequence ATGGAAAGTTACAAAGTCATGATCGTCGAGGACGATCCCGTTACAGCGATGAACCTGCAGATCGCTTTGGAAAACCAGGGATATGAAGTCGCTGCCACGGTAGATTCTTCGATCCAGGCACCCAATAAGATCAAGGTGTATGAGCCCGATATCGTCCTGGTCGATATCAGCCTGCAGGAAGATGCCGACGGTATCGAACTGGCGAAGTATATCCGCGAGAGGCATTGCCTCCCTTTCATCTACCTTACCGCCCACTCCGATGCCGACATCATCGACGAGGCGAAACAGACCGAACCGTACGGCTATATCGTCAAACCTTTCGACCCGGAGTCGCTGCATGCGACGATCCAGATGGCGATGTACAAGTTTCATGTCGAAAAGGAGCGCGAAGAGAACTTCGAGGGGTTGAAGAACGACAAACTCAACCTCGAGAAACTGCTTTACAACAAGAAGCTCTCCGACAAGCCTATTGTCCCCTTCGGAGAGGACTACTACCTCGACATCAGCGTCTGCGAGACCTTTTATCAGGGTAAGAAGATCAAGCTGACCAAGAAAGAGAACGCCTTCATGCGGCTGCTGGTGGCCCAGTTGGGCTTGGTGGTCAGTTTCGACCAGGCGATCAATTACGTCTGGGAGGAGAAGGGAGCGACGGAGAACAGTGTGCGTACCCTGGTCTGGCGTCTGCGCAACAAGCTGCCCACGGATATTATCCAGAACGCTTCGGGTATCGGGTACTACATCGAGGATTGA
- a CDS encoding hybrid sensor histidine kinase/response regulator, translated as MPSVPQLRRVIDRFKEAKATILQRWVSYETAESVLKRHGIETDFFIRQYASGVYDYFEMVIRGEMQIGDCPVMAELLEYLKDNEVTSDELFMLCSHFRRAMVDISYELGVNSQEVYDEISYVFDLNFSGVLKRYTETIYQKEREIERNVKLLEEYRRAIDESAIVAKTDAQGTITYANAKLTRICGYSQEELVGSPHTMLYHPDMPGNFFNRLAAAIGEEGVFKGTIKGRAKDESTFYIDTTVVPITDTHNAVTEYMAISYEVTDLVVAKEEAIAAGEAKEYFLSNMSHEIRTPLNAILGFVALLKDEAQTVKDRRYLDIIYSSGENLLSIINDILDFSKLRSGEFTVEPAPFNLHSTISHTLELFVPSVNQQHLTLTSFIDPRIPYELIADPLRIQQVISNLLSNAIKFTPPGGEITVEAFYTEGRISISVIDTGIGIAAKDQHYIFDPFSQARNEDLPGVGGTGLGLSISAQLVRHMGGEITLHSHPGIGSTFTFTLPVIVGDETRPLLTDLECIRKHRLALYCPEQKFDTMAASLMRYLQSFGVKIKSVEALDGSYDLLFFSEHCVGEAQRKELLAEGSPKVALMDAPYDTYENVSGVTPLVMPLYCSKLQEVIETALMGDAEPEPRADTAGVRFNAHLLVAEDNEANQELIGTLLGNLGVSYEIVGNGAEALKRMRTEHYDLVLMDEQMPVMNGRDAVQAMRHIENREGRQHLPIIALTANVLGGIEQRRIYDDFLGKPIRMATLISSLERFIPRAEDAAAEETAPETVLPEHKELREILQVTEAQLQMLLGVYREKMQSSFEELEAAIDAEDLKQVTLLAHSIKGSSSNFRFDSMTKLAEKMEWEARAGNAALDYTGMLGSMRGCFNAFIGEGS; from the coding sequence ATGCCGTCCGTTCCGCAGCTTCGACGGGTCATTGACCGTTTCAAGGAGGCCAAGGCGACGATTCTGCAGCGCTGGGTCTCCTATGAGACGGCCGAATCGGTGCTGAAGCGCCACGGGATCGAAACCGATTTTTTTATCCGCCAGTACGCCTCGGGGGTCTACGACTATTTCGAAATGGTCATCCGGGGCGAGATGCAGATCGGCGACTGCCCGGTCATGGCGGAACTGCTCGAATACCTCAAAGACAACGAGGTGACCTCTGACGAACTCTTTATGCTCTGCAGCCATTTCCGCCGCGCGATGGTGGACATCTCCTACGAGCTCGGAGTGAACTCCCAGGAGGTCTACGACGAGATCAGCTATGTTTTCGACCTCAACTTCTCCGGGGTGCTCAAGCGCTATACCGAGACGATCTACCAGAAAGAGCGGGAGATCGAGCGCAACGTCAAACTGCTCGAAGAGTACCGGCGCGCCATCGATGAGAGCGCCATCGTCGCCAAGACCGATGCGCAGGGGACGATCACCTATGCCAATGCGAAACTGACCCGTATCTGCGGCTACAGCCAGGAGGAGCTGGTCGGCAGCCCCCACACGATGCTCTACCACCCCGACATGCCGGGGAACTTTTTCAACCGCCTCGCGGCGGCCATCGGCGAGGAGGGGGTGTTCAAAGGGACGATCAAAGGAAGAGCGAAGGATGAAAGCACCTTCTATATCGATACGACGGTCGTTCCCATCACCGATACCCACAATGCGGTGACGGAGTACATGGCGATCAGCTACGAGGTAACCGACCTCGTCGTTGCCAAGGAGGAGGCGATCGCGGCGGGAGAGGCGAAGGAGTATTTTCTCTCCAACATGTCCCACGAGATCCGAACGCCGCTCAACGCCATCCTGGGCTTTGTCGCCCTGCTCAAGGACGAGGCGCAGACGGTCAAGGACCGCCGCTACCTCGACATCATCTACAGCAGCGGCGAGAACCTGCTGAGCATCATCAACGACATCCTCGACTTCTCCAAACTACGCAGCGGCGAATTCACCGTCGAGCCGGCCCCTTTCAACCTGCACAGCACCATCAGCCACACCCTGGAGCTCTTCGTGCCCAGCGTCAACCAGCAGCATCTGACGCTGACAAGCTTCATCGATCCGCGCATTCCTTACGAGCTGATCGCCGACCCGCTGCGGATCCAGCAGGTGATCTCGAACCTGCTCAGCAACGCCATCAAGTTCACCCCGCCGGGGGGAGAAATCACCGTGGAGGCTTTCTACACCGAGGGGCGCATCAGCATCAGCGTCATTGACACGGGCATTGGCATCGCGGCCAAAGACCAGCACTACATTTTCGACCCCTTTTCCCAGGCCAGGAACGAGGATCTTCCCGGGGTGGGAGGCACGGGTCTTGGCCTCTCCATCAGCGCCCAGCTTGTGCGGCATATGGGCGGGGAGATCACGCTGCATTCGCACCCCGGGATCGGGAGCACGTTCACCTTTACCCTCCCCGTCATCGTGGGGGATGAGACCCGGCCGCTTCTGACGGACCTTGAGTGTATCCGCAAGCACCGGCTCGCTCTCTACTGCCCCGAACAGAAGTTTGATACGATGGCGGCCTCCCTGATGCGCTATCTGCAGAGCTTCGGCGTGAAAATCAAATCGGTCGAAGCGCTGGACGGCAGTTACGATCTGCTCTTTTTCTCGGAGCACTGTGTCGGAGAGGCGCAACGTAAGGAGCTTCTGGCGGAGGGGTCGCCAAAGGTGGCGCTGATGGATGCGCCCTACGACACCTATGAGAACGTTTCCGGCGTGACGCCGCTTGTGATGCCCCTGTACTGCTCCAAACTCCAGGAGGTGATCGAGACGGCGCTGATGGGGGATGCGGAGCCGGAGCCGAGGGCGGACACTGCCGGGGTGCGTTTTAATGCCCACCTGCTCGTCGCGGAGGACAACGAAGCGAACCAGGAGCTGATCGGCACGCTGCTGGGCAACCTCGGTGTCAGCTACGAGATCGTCGGCAACGGTGCGGAAGCGCTCAAACGGATGCGGACGGAACATTACGACCTTGTACTGATGGATGAACAGATGCCGGTCATGAACGGACGGGATGCCGTCCAGGCGATGCGGCACATCGAAAACCGCGAGGGGCGGCAGCACTTGCCTATCATCGCCCTGACGGCAAACGTGCTCGGGGGGATCGAACAGCGGCGCATCTACGACGACTTCCTCGGCAAGCCGATCCGGATGGCAACGCTGATCAGTTCGCTCGAACGTTTCATCCCCCGCGCGGAAGATGCCGCCGCCGAGGAGACGGCCCCGGAGACGGTGCTCCCAGAGCACAAGGAGCTGCGCGAGATCCTGCAGGTCACCGAAGCGCAGCTGCAGATGCTGCTCGGCGTCTACCGCGAAAAGATGCAGAGCAGTTTTGAGGAGCTCGAGGCGGCCATTGACGCGGAAGATCTCAAACAGGTGACGCTGCTTGCCCATTCGATCAAGGGTTCCAGCAGCAATTTCCGTTTCGACAGCATGACCAAGCTGGCCGAAAAAATGGAATGGGAGGCGCGCGCGGGCAACGCGGCATTGGATTATACGGGGATGCTCGGTTCGATGCGCGGCTGCTTCAATGCCTTCATCGGGGAGGGAAGCTGA
- a CDS encoding peptide deformylase: MIQPLLKYPDPRIRLISGNVRFFNETLKDIIADMTDTMEANGLDALSAIQIGIQYNVIVLKEEDAYTPYINARFLKEKGKAAAVERSTYYDFTAEVERYTSLTVIYEDETGAMHSRDVEGELARTFQHQLDYAFGSTFVDRVPKAVRQQIDAYLDQGLVKESRMPGEKSGSCPTVFVRDYIKKAYRLVMLGVLLSFIAPFTVEAATVQTIAVADMAALGLIFVLIIAYFFYAEYEAKKYKQCTSCQTGNIIGTAGIALGQLALLAVGVFAWVLP, translated from the coding sequence ATGATCCAACCTCTGCTCAAATACCCTGACCCGCGCATACGTCTTATTTCCGGTAATGTCCGTTTTTTCAACGAGACCCTCAAAGACATTATCGCAGATATGACCGACACGATGGAGGCCAACGGCCTCGATGCCCTCTCCGCCATCCAGATCGGCATCCAGTACAACGTCATTGTCCTCAAAGAGGAGGACGCATACACCCCCTACATCAACGCCCGCTTTCTCAAAGAGAAGGGGAAAGCGGCCGCGGTGGAGCGTTCGACCTATTACGACTTTACGGCGGAAGTGGAGCGCTACACCTCCCTCACAGTCATCTACGAGGATGAGACGGGAGCGATGCATTCGCGCGACGTGGAGGGGGAACTGGCACGGACCTTCCAGCACCAGCTCGATTACGCCTTCGGCAGCACCTTCGTCGACCGCGTCCCCAAGGCGGTCCGGCAGCAGATTGACGCCTATCTGGATCAGGGACTTGTCAAAGAGAGCCGGATGCCAGGGGAAAAGAGCGGCAGCTGCCCGACGGTCTTTGTGCGCGACTACATCAAGAAAGCCTACCGGCTCGTGATGCTCGGCGTCCTGCTCAGCTTCATTGCGCCGTTTACCGTCGAAGCGGCGACGGTGCAGACCATTGCCGTGGCGGACATGGCCGCCCTCGGGCTGATCTTCGTATTGATCATTGCCTACTTTTTCTACGCCGAGTACGAGGCGAAAAAGTACAAGCAGTGCACCAGCTGCCAGACCGGAAATATCATCGGTACCGCGGGGATCGCGTTGGGGCAGCTCGCCCTGCTCGCCGTCGGCGTTTTCGCCTGGGTGCTCCCTTAG
- a CDS encoding NAD(P)/FAD-dependent oxidoreductase, which yields MARLVVLGGGVAGHTAATFAAKWLGKEHEVVVVTPNSKWNWIPSNIWVGVGEMTKDDVTFDLAPVYAKAGITYKQAKAVSINPEGDANSDKPFVTIEYTGQDKAGENEDVTFDYLVNATGPKLNFGATPGLGEGSEIGENTVSVCTADHAVHASEELNKIFEKAKAGEKQKILVGTGHGMCTCQGAAFEYIFNIEHEARKAGIRDNVEIKWISNESFLGDFGMGGLHMKVGGYVVSSRIFTESLFAERGVDYVIGAHVNNVEKGKVGYELLDGSTGEENFDFAMLIPPFAGVGLKAYNKAGEEITDTVFAPNGFMKVDADYTPKPYEEWKASDWPRTYQNPTYKNMFAAGIAFAPPHIISKPMKSPNGTVINPTPPRTGMPSGIMGKAVAHSVVDLMTRGENAHLHEASMAEMGAACVASAGKGWLNGQAAAMTVYPVVPDFDKYPGTGRDTDYTFGEIGLAGHWIKHILHYLFIYKAKLKPGWTLIPE from the coding sequence ATGGCAAGATTAGTCGTACTCGGCGGCGGTGTTGCCGGCCATACGGCGGCAACATTCGCCGCAAAGTGGTTGGGTAAAGAGCATGAAGTCGTCGTTGTGACACCGAATTCCAAATGGAACTGGATTCCGTCGAACATCTGGGTTGGCGTAGGAGAGATGACAAAAGATGATGTCACTTTCGATCTGGCACCGGTATATGCGAAAGCAGGTATCACCTATAAACAAGCGAAAGCGGTCTCAATCAATCCCGAGGGGGATGCGAATTCGGACAAGCCTTTTGTGACGATTGAGTATACCGGCCAGGATAAAGCCGGCGAGAATGAAGATGTCACTTTTGACTATCTGGTAAACGCCACGGGGCCGAAACTGAACTTCGGTGCGACCCCGGGCCTGGGTGAGGGCAGCGAGATCGGTGAGAACACCGTTTCCGTTTGTACCGCTGATCACGCCGTGCATGCGAGCGAAGAGCTGAACAAGATCTTTGAAAAAGCGAAAGCGGGCGAAAAGCAGAAGATCCTCGTCGGGACAGGGCATGGTATGTGTACCTGCCAGGGCGCGGCGTTTGAGTATATCTTTAACATCGAACACGAAGCGCGCAAGGCGGGGATCCGCGATAACGTAGAGATCAAGTGGATCTCCAACGAATCGTTCCTCGGTGACTTCGGTATGGGTGGTCTGCATATGAAAGTCGGCGGTTACGTCGTCAGCTCCCGTATCTTTACCGAATCCCTCTTTGCCGAACGCGGCGTCGATTATGTGATCGGTGCGCACGTCAACAACGTTGAAAAAGGCAAAGTTGGTTACGAACTGCTTGACGGTTCCACCGGCGAAGAGAATTTTGACTTCGCGATGCTGATCCCGCCGTTTGCGGGTGTCGGTCTCAAAGCCTATAACAAAGCGGGCGAAGAGATCACCGATACGGTCTTCGCGCCGAACGGCTTCATGAAGGTTGACGCGGATTACACGCCGAAACCGTATGAAGAGTGGAAAGCGAGCGACTGGCCGCGTACCTACCAGAACCCGACGTACAAGAACATGTTCGCCGCCGGTATCGCGTTCGCACCGCCGCATATCATCTCCAAACCGATGAAATCGCCCAACGGCACGGTGATCAACCCGACACCGCCGCGGACGGGTATGCCTTCGGGTATTATGGGCAAGGCCGTTGCGCACTCCGTCGTCGACCTGATGACGCGGGGTGAGAACGCGCACCTGCACGAAGCCTCCATGGCTGAGATGGGCGCAGCCTGTGTCGCCTCCGCCGGTAAAGGGTGGCTCAACGGCCAGGCGGCGGCAATGACCGTTTACCCGGTCGTACCGGACTTCGACAAGTACCCGGGTACGGGCCGCGATACGGACTACACCTTCGGTGAGATCGGTCTGGCAGGACACTGGATCAAGCATATCCTGCACTACCTCTTTATCTACAAAGCGAAGCTCAAGCCGGGCTGGACGCTGATTCCGGAATAA